The following proteins are co-located in the Dermochelys coriacea isolate rDerCor1 chromosome 4, rDerCor1.pri.v4, whole genome shotgun sequence genome:
- the TNIP2 gene encoding TNFAIP3-interacting protein 2 — MQLAGFWVTLLEEETGPRGDLPSLSPAMCSVNGDSSTDPLVARCRQLEEAVETLHLENKSLKSKAPRYKALCSLYHESGQQLKHLQLQLSAKEAMIGELRASVAKYQAAQLGATQEEEQQPPPPGGKFVGPAKSLVESLIDQLGQMKQQLKDSERSSAQKVETLTQEVQKLNLQLEEKDREIQQLINQPQYEREREILRLQRSLAERERVQATSEVLCRSLTDETHQLQRKLASTAEMCQQLAKCLEEKRKDRGYLEEHIPIERSNQLQFSENKTSLQTIICQLQEENLKLQQKVFHVEDLNTKWQAYDASREEYVKRLHLQLKELKSQPEQQQGITPLQRNSELMQKEISRLNKLLEEKMNECIKVKRELEDAKKARDGDSELVQMLEQQVLVYKDDFTSERADRERAQSKIQELQAEVSCLQHQLIRRQESRETAGHVRIHTGNQNHRVYVQTNVEHLLGNSQLQSAVRRTGSQSEQAATRTDSGSSGSERRGQGELQCPHCMRFFNDELSDEFLRHVAECCQ; from the exons ATGCAGCTGGCGGGGTTCTGGGTCACCCTGCTGGAGGAAGAGACAGGGCCGCGGGGCGATCTGCCCTCTCTTTCCCCCGCCATGTGCTCGGTGAACGGGGACAGCAGCACGGACCCCCTGGTAGCCcggtgcaggcagctggaggagGCCGTGGAGACGCTGCACCTGGAGAACAAGAGCTTAAAGAGCAAAGCGCCTCGGTACAAAGCCCTCTGCAGCCTGTATCATGAGTCCGGGCAGCAGCTGAAGCACCTTCAACTGCAGCTCTCAGCCAAGGAGGCGATGATCGGGGAGCTGAGGGCGAGCGTGGCCAAGTACCAGGCTGCCCAACTGGGAGCGACGCAGGAAGAGGAGCAACAGCCACCGCCACCTGGGGGAAAGTTTGTTGGACCTGCTAAATCTCTAGTGGAAAGTTTAATAGATCAGCTTGGCCAAATGAAGCAGCAGCTTAAAGACAGCGAGAGAAGTTCAGCGCAGAAGGTTGAAACTTTGACCCAG GAAGTGCAGAAGCTGAATCTGCAGTTAGAAGAAAAAGACAGAGAGATACAGCAGCTAATAAACCAGCCACagtatgaaagagagagagaaatcttacGACTCCAGAGAAgcttggcagagagagagagagtccaggcCACAAGTGAAGTACTATGTCGTTCACTCACCGATGAAACTCACCAACTTCAACGTAAATTGGCATCCACAGCAGAAATGTGTCAGCAGCTGGCAAAATGtctagaagaaaagagaaaagacagAGGGTATTTAGAGGAGCATATTCCTATTGAAAGATCCAATCAG CTACAATTTTCAGAGAATAAAACTTCACTCCAAACAATTATTTGCCAGCTACAGGAGGAAAATCTGAAGTTACAACAAAAAGTGTTTCAT GTGGAAGACttaaatacaaaatggcaggCATATGATGCTAGTAGAGAGGAATATGTGAAACGACTCCACCTGCAGCTGAAAGAACTGAAGTCTCAACCCGAACAACAGCAAGGCATTACACCACTGCAAAGAAATTCAGAGCTGATGCAGAAGGAGATTTCTCGGTTGAACAAATTACTGGaagaaaaaatgaatgaatgCATTAAAGTAAAGCGAGAGTTAGAGGATGCGAAGAAGGCTAGAGATGGAGATAGTGAACTTGTACAAATGCTGGAGCAACAG GTCCTTGTTTACAAGGATGATTTCACGTCTGAAAGAGCAGATCGAGAGCGTGCACAAAGTAAAATACAGGAACTTCAGGCAGAAGTTTCATGTCTACAGCACCAGCTAATCAGGAGACAG GAATCAAGAGAGACAGCTGGTCATGTTAGAATTCACACTGGGAACCAAAACCATCGTGTGTATGTACAGACAAATGTTGAACATCTACTTGGCAACAGCCAACTCCAGTCAGCCGTGAGGAGAACAGGTTCACAATCTGAACAAGCTGCTACACGCACAGACAGTGGGAGCTCAGGATCAGAGAGAAGAGGACAGGGTGAACTTCAGTGCCCTCATTGCATGAGATTCTTCAATGATGAACTCAGTGATGAATTTCTCAGACATGTTGCTGAATGTTGTCAATAA